In Toxoplasma gondii ME49 chromosome VIII, whole genome shotgun sequence, a single genomic region encodes these proteins:
- a CDS encoding kinesin motor domain-containing protein (encoded by transcript TGME49_270210), which yields MPTGNTLSACSDSTLSRPSVVPCVPCSLGPRRRSGSTTDRLAATRCHLVSPIQVIRGRDRRRTSVPAGRFNGGQSDGNYTSEDGYSRRASSQGAGIKKPSNAGAADERCVTSGFSADNVGGSERNISDKRVVVRIRGVGPRSSRNLALCVHPEDNTRVICHRGTCLQEFRFSRVFADPESNDDIYHEIGGPQIVEAIGLGVKETVLAYGQTGIEIFGEALYDLLPECETDRRTGAPLIVRHEECFIKTSKFTYKVCTVDDEQTALDLLEDARQQRRVGDSHLNSRSSRSHAVVQFFVHTRVSEGRASELLKRPVIPERPVGECAFYGVLTLVDLAGCEREAPSYLPRRLYTGNGYKDESKAGCCSRSLNASISTLNRLIRKMQTSTLDESDRRQSALNRVLFDYLQPECGVCMIFCLNPEASELQVSLSTLSIASESRLIPCWRRQYFLPLGPLREYYNESVICQSVNPISDLIKARHPTVSQDTGSFLSSSSSHCSNAVDSAVRGRPSSVGIRPSQQSKHKVEVEGRRPGVTSDDLFPVSSSDPPDASPLKPRQRRASDIPVCSSPPSSPLGTEESTQSSGSGSNAWVVKMRSQSSSSFQLPCCPRRKNMGTQTNSSGASHPISDIGAGGQKVVSAVPSEALGAPPCSGVLHVSVLNAASLEEILRNARAFTPDVLQRALAQQGRRCELRAHSDGTKGDGISTDTGRVIRHLSEAQAIPVQLGSNAGTNMYLLVPASSNAMSATQRGGAKQSGCEGRFSRGSTDGDPGNDVSSCVVESDISSVDSCSLAPKARHSSQSSSSINSSNVLPVTEATPESSLTPRLSRPVTETNIEQCTSSPLLPSLCSGSNNISLRSASDEGMSLKLSLFAGVSEGVNAETQPVQGPAAVTGTAVKSAHRDNRSPCFSFVKNKPIVNSDEGVPCGGPAEQRTSFCERQLVGSEWEQRDQTSQPLGIHKAKVIGRLQQSPCSMGYVMPQRTRDLPFPTFTAPAGCSGQRPHATVSDHVAETAEKHPVGPLSAAPRPPFQCCCVRQHKELWRDIELRKEQQRREERRIQAQIDLIENQLLSLAHQPGPSWTVFPSRLHRPESRLESLNESSAANTCTVDTLLLAHRLLLNSYRCTTAATSPVCPACEGPGGCPELPKRRSFSSLSKNGAATEQQRTLLSRRMDHGAGVEHACEETAADSTYQPISSAGIRGSHRQQATSCVQHALTVSDDAQDQRSKPHHVAHRGLSEFHATNDGASIGGVTGGHQHRQVSDEFLPGTSEGDLLFSSNPGSTFRSPCEAETSDNVENYLGEIGRNL from the exons ATGCCGACTGGCAATACGCTTTCGGCTTGTTCGGATAGCACGCTGAGCAGGCCGTCCGTCGTACCGTGTGTCCCATGCTCTCTTGGCCCACGTCGCAGGAGCGGCAGCACGACCGACCGACTGGCTGCCACTAGATGCCATCTGGTGTCGCCCATCCAGGTTATTCGCGgccgagacaggcgacggacCTCCGTACCTGCAGGTCGATTTAACGGTGGCCAGTCCGATGGTAACTACACTTCTGAGGATGGCTACTCACGGAGAGCGAGCAGCCAAGGAGCGGGCATCAAGAAGCCGAGTAATGCCGGGGCTGCTGATGAACGCTGTGTAACAAGTGGTTTTTCCGCTGATAATGTTGGAGGATCTGAGAGAAACATTTCAGACAAGCGTGTTGTTGTCCGAATTCGGGGAGTCGGTCCcaggagcagcagaaacCTGGCACTTTGTGTGCATCCCGAGGACAACACTCGAGTTATTTGTCACAGAGGAACTTGCCTGCAGGAGTTCCGGTTCAGTCGGGTATTTGCTGATCCGGAATCGAATGATGACATTTACCATGAGATAGGAGGCCCACAAATAGTCGAGGCAATTGGCTTGGGCGTCAAAGAAACTGTCCTCGCATACGGGCAAACCGGAA TTGAAATTTTTGGGGAGGCACTCTACGATCTTTTACCCGAGTGTGAAACTGATAGGAGAACCGGTGCTCCCTTGATAGTTCGCCACGAAGAATGCTTCATCAAGACATCCAAGTTTACGTACAAGGTCTGCACAGTCGATGACGAGCAAACGGCACTCGATCTGTTGGAGGATGCCCGACAACAAAGGAGGGTTGGCGATTCTCATCTCAACTCGAG ATCTAGTCGATCGCACGCAGTGGTTCAGTTCTTCGTGCACACCCGCGTTTCTGAAGGACGAGCCTCAGAACTTCTGAAGCGCCCGGTGATCCCGGAACGTCCTGTCGGCGAATGTGCATTCTACGGCGTGCTGACTCTCGTCGACCTCGCCGGATGCGAACGTGAGGCGCCGTCCTACCTGCCCCGACGTCTTTATACTGGAAATGGATATAAGGACGAATCGAAAGCTGGATGCTGCAGCCGATCCCTGAATGCTTCGATTTCGACGCTTAACCGACTCATACGGAAAATGCAG ACAAGCACATTAGACGAATCTGATCGGCGGCAGTCAGCCCTGAACAGGGTTTTGTTCGACTATCTACAGCCAGAGTGTGGTGTTTGCATGATTTTTTGCCTCAATCCAGAAGCATCAGAACTCCAG GTGTCACTCTCCACCCTCTCCATTGCATCAGAATCGCGTCTCATCCCCTGTTGGCGGAGGCAGTATTTTCTTCCATTGGGTCCCCTGCGGGAGTACTACAACGAATCGGTTATTTGTCAGTCCGTTAACCCAATCAGTGACTTGATCAAAGCGCGCCACCCAACGGTCAGCCAGGACACCGGATCTTTCTTATCGAGTAGCAGCAGTCATTGTTCGAATGCAGTTGATAGTGCCGTGCGAGGCaggccttcttctgttgGGATACGGCCTTCTCAGCAGAGTAAACATAAAGTAGAGGTGGAAGGGCGCAGACCGGGTGTCACGTCTGACGATCTTTTCCCGGTCTCGTCCAGCGATCCTCCAGATGCATCCCCTTTAAAACCTCGCCAAAGAAGGGCATCAGATATTCCGGTCTGCTCGTCGCCACCCTCGTCGCCCTTAGGGACAGAGGAGTCCACCCAATCGAGCGGGAGTGGCTCGAACGCCTGGGTCGTGAAGATGCGAAGTCAATCGTCGTCATCATTTCAGCTTCCTTGCTGTCCCCGTCGGAAGAACATGGGAACGCAGACGAATTCATCTGGAGCCTCCCACCCGATTTCAGATATTGGTGCTGGAGGCCAGAAAGTGGTTTCGGCTGTACCCAGCGAGGCTCTAGGTGCTCCGCCTTGCTCAGGCGTGTTGCACGTTTCAGTTTTGAACGCCGCATCACTCGAAGAGATACTTCGAAATGCCAGAGCTTTTACTCCCGATGTACTTCAGAGAGCGCTGGCACAACAAGGACGACGATGTGAGCTCCGAGCACATTCGGATGGCACCAAGGGAGATGGGATTTCCACCGACACAGGGAGAGTTATTCGCCACCTTAGCGAGGCGCAAGCTATCCCTGTCCAACTCGGATCTAACGCCGGTACAAATATGTACCTCTTGGTTCCAGCCTCATCAAACGCGATGTCGGCAACTCAGAGGGGAGGAGCGAAGCAGTCGGGCTGTGAAGGCAGGTTTAGTCGAGGATCAACAGACGGAG ACCCCGGCAATGACGTTTCATCGTGTGTCGTCGAAAGCGACATTTCTTCAGTTGATTCATGCTCCCTTGCGCCGAAGGCCCGACATTCCTCCCAGTCGTCCTCCTCTATCAACTCTTCAAATGTTCTCCCCGTCACCGAAGCTACACCCGAGAGCTCACTGACACCCCGCCTCTCACGCCCAGTCACTGAAACCAACATCGAGCAGTGTACTTCCTCTCCACTACTCCCATCTCTATGCTCGGGCAGTAACAACATATCTCTGCGTTCTGCTTCAGACGAAGGAATGTCACTCAAGCTCTCTTTATTTGCTGGCGTATCAGAAGGAGTAaatgcagaaacgcagccCGTACAGGGTCCGGCGGCAGTCACCGGAACAGCAGTGAAATCGGCACACAGGGACAACCGCTCACCGTGTTTTTCGTTCGTAAAGAATAAACCAATCGTTAATTCAGATGAAGGAGTGCCCTGCGGTGGACCGGCAGAGCAGCGCACGAGTTTTTGTGAAAGGCAGTTGGTTGGCTCAGAATGGGAGCAAAGGGATCAAACATCACAACCGCTTGGTATTCACAAGGCAAAAGTCATTGGTCGCCTCCAGCAGTCACCCTGCTCAATGGGATATGTAATGCCGCAACGAACGCGAGATTTACCTTTCCCTACCTTCACGGCTCCGGCTGGGTGCAGTGGACAGCGTCCTCACGCAACCGTTTCTGACCATGTGGCCGAGACCGCTGAGAAACATCCTGTAGGTCCTTTGTCTGCAGCTCCAAGACCCCCTTTTCAGTGTTGCTGTGTAAGGCAACACAAGGAGCTGTGGCGTGACATCGAGCTGCGGAAGGAGCAACAGCGACGGGAGGAGAGGCGCATTCAGGCGCAGATCGACCTGATTGAGAATCAGCTGCTCTCACTCGCGCACCAACCGGGTCCTTCATGGACAGTTTTCCCCTCCCGGTTGCACCGGCCAGAGAGCAGACTTGAATCTCTGAACGAATCCAGTGCTGCAAATACTTGCACTGTAGACACCCTCCTCCTAGCCCACCGCTTGTTGCTGAATTCTTATCGATGCACCACAGCAGCAACAAGTCCTGTTTGTCCCGCCTGCGAAGGCCCCGGTGGCTGTCCGGAGCTACCGAAAAGAAgatctttttcttctctctcgaaaaACGGTGCTGCGACCGAGCAACAGCGAACGCTTCTGTCACGAAGAATGGACCACGGCGCCGGTGTGGAacatgcatgcgaagagacagcagcggaCAGCACGTACCAGCCTATCAGCTCTGCCGGCATCCGAGGAAGTCACCGTCAACAAGCAACTTCTTGTGTACAGCATGCCCTCACAGTTTCGGATGATGCTCAAGATCAGAGATCAAAGCCGCACCATGTTGCACACCGCGGCTTATCGGAGTTTCACGCCACGAACGACGGAGCCTCTATAGGTGGAGTCACGGGAGGGCACCAACACAGACAGGTTTCTGATGAGTTCTTGCCTGGCACCAGTGAAGGAgatttgcttttctcttcgaatCCCGGAAGCACTTTCCGTTCGCCTTGCGAGGCGGAGACCTCAGATAATGTGGAAAACTACTTAGGAGAGATCGGCAGGAACCTGTAG
- a CDS encoding hypothetical protein (encoded by transcript TGME49_270200~Predicted trans-membrane domain (TMHMM2.0):94-114:137-160:171-191:195-218:259-282:407-427:502-525:528-548:560-583:592-615) has protein sequence MNPGQYSRESSTLSAAYIASLASSVSDKDEDLLLSSPSEFHCTWALHRSAFDPDSDVPSPCATPRIGNKGVGAPSIYARDSDSCWPGSQKAPRNLVLLLCLVILTFTSSLYRCVEPLQALMSASPQFLWKEGLHPKDVNIVLYNSFGLSSGIGLVVGLFLANVVTRCCSPKVLGVLCVVSAGTGLVLSAFAETTAALMVPLILLGLTCAMTNALLPVVSLYPESAALVYSLVCAGDFTGTVPLQLLRCAVEIFKWNPRIALSVYVGTVYPIVLLLVILLPAAPFATADVESAIEASEDEERRSLIKETASQRGGAGDTETKKDPQAPKRTLSGTSCHISVIECRDMFPPQLWRLSFRQQLCSLHLYGLSLWWLASSIGTETLRLYYRRALQTDSEVGAHTAVFVEQVASWGACFSCLVLPGVYWLHLKGEQRHRKRLEEKRRLEEAFDTDIEGNASAAGLGKLRIPGKGEPGGLQPEAVGPFKRLGAWCREELLVVPRISQRGLGLISSGLLAVIGLLLKSGSVVPCSIAMVFNCILQALAPTSMFLILSNTYGPRHFQQLLSIQVVLLASVGLLAPLLQDILFTLLRLQSDALAVLLLLCAVVGAIPLLCFRCTPCDQFDGKHMLVAATGLPLALERHSVAAIFKQVGADADLIWGKRRKQ, from the exons ATGAACCCTGGACAATATTCGCGCGAGTCTTCCACACTTTCCGCCGCCTACattgcctctctcgcgtcctccgTCTCAGACAAAGATGAAgatcttcttctgtcttcccccTCCGAGTTTCACTGCACGTGGGCTCTCCACCGGTCTGCCTTTGACCCCGACTCTGATGTCCCTTCTCCATGTGCAACACCGAGAATTGGGAACAAGGGCGTCGGGGCACCGAGCATATATGCACGCGACTCGGATTCGTGTTGGCCAGGTTCCCAGAAGGCTCCGAGAAACCTggtcctccttctctgtctcgtcatTCTGACTTTCACATCTTCTTTATATCGCTGTGTTGAACCTCTGCAGGCGCTGATGTCCGCGTCTCCGCAGTTTCTATGGAAAGAGGGGCTCCATCCCAAGGACGTCAACATCGTTCTCTATAATAGTTTCGGTCTCAGCTCAGGAATAGGACTGGTCGTCGGTCTGTTCCTCGCCAATGTTGTCACTCGCTGCTGCTCTCCCAAGGTCCTGGgcgtcctctgcgtcgtctccgcAGGCACCGGTCTGGTTCTTTCGGCCTTCGCCGAAACAACGGCTGCGCTGATGGTTCCGCTCATACTCCTTGGACTGACATGCGCCATGACAAATGCGTTGCTTCCCGTGGTGTCCCTTTACCCGGAGAGTGCGGCGCTGGTCTATTCACTCGTGTGCGCCGGAGACTTCACGGGAACCGTCCCCCTGCAGCTTCTCCGCTGCGCGGTCGAGATCTTCAAGTGGAACCCTCGTATTGCACTCTCCGTGTACGTGGGGACTGTTTACCCAAtcgtcctccttctcgtGATTCTTCTGCCTGCCGCTCCATTCGCAACCGCCGACGTGGAATCTGCGATTGAAGCgtcggaagacgaggagagacgttCGTTGATTAAAGAAACAGCATCGCAGCGAGGGGGTGCAGGCGACaccgagacaaagaaagatCCGCAAGCCCCGAAGCGGACGCTTTCAGGCACTTCGTGCCACATTTCCGTCATTGAATGCCGTGACATGTTTCCACCCCAGCTGTGGCGCCTCTCTTTTCGACAACAGCTGTGCTCGCTTCATCTCTACGGCCTGTCGCTGTGGTGGCTGGCTTCGTCCATAGGAACAGAAACTCTTCGGCTGTACTATCGACGGGCCTTACAAACAGACTCAGAGGTCGGTGCGCATACAGCCGTGTTTGTCGAGCAAGTTGCCAGTTGGGGTGCGTGTTTCAGCTGTCTAGTCCTCCCTGGTGTCTACTGGCTTCACTTGAAAGgcgagcagagacaccggaaaagGCTCGAGGAGAAGCGTCGTCTAGAGGAAGCTTTCGACACGGATATCGAAGGAAATGCCTCCGCTGCTGGGCTTGGAAAACTCCGGATACCCGGAAAAGGGGAACCCGGAGGGCTCCAGCCGGAAGCTGTGGGGCCTTTCAAACGACTGGGTGCATGGTGTCGTGAGGAACTCTTAGTTGTACCCCGTATCTCACAAAGAGGATTGGGCTTGATATCCAGTGGACTTCTCGCAGTTATCGGCCTTCTTCTTAAATCCGGATCCGTTGTACCCTGCTCAATCGCCATGGTCTTCAACTGTATTCTCCAAGCTCTGGCACCAACCAGCATGTTCCTTATTTTGTCAA ATACCTACGGTCCCCGGCATTTTCAACAGCTGCTGAGTATCCAAGTGGTACTTCTCGCTTCCGTAGGCCTGCTAGCGCCTTTGCTTCAAGACATCCTCTTCACCCTTCTCCGGCTTCAAAGCGATGCGCTGGCAgtgttgcttcttctttgcgcTGTCGTCGGTGCTATCCCactcctctgcttccgctGCACTCCATGCGACCAGTTCGATGGAAAGCACATGCTGGTTGCAGCTACCGGTCTGCCCCTTGCTCTTGAGCGACATTCAGTCGCTGCGATTTTCAAGCAGGTTGGAGCAGATGCAGATCTTATTTGGGGAAAGCGTAGAAAGCAGTGA